The proteins below are encoded in one region of Telopea speciosissima isolate NSW1024214 ecotype Mountain lineage chromosome 10, Tspe_v1, whole genome shotgun sequence:
- the LOC122642177 gene encoding serine--glyoxylate aminotransferase-like — translation MDYVYAPGRNHLFIPGPVNIPEQVIRAMNRNNEDYRSPAIPAMMKTLLEDIKKIFKTTTGTTFIIPTTGTGTWESALTNTLSPGDRIVSFVLGQFSHLWITAQQRLNFDVDVVESEWGQGANLDILASKLAADTAHTIKAVCIVHNETATGVTNNMAAVRKILDDNKHPALFLVDGVSSVCALDFRMDEWGIDVALTGSQKALSLPTGMGIVCASPKALEASKTAKSTRAYFRWDDYLKSYELGTYFPYTPNIQLLYGLRASLDLIFEEGLDNVIARHSRLGKATRLAVEAWGLKNCAQKEEWYSNTVTCVVVPPHIDGAEIVKRAWKRYNLSLGLGLNKVAGKVFRIGHLGHLNDLQLMGCLAGVEMILKDVGYPIKLGSGLAAASEYLQNTIPMIPSRV, via the exons ATGGATTACGTATACGCTCCGGGAAGGAACCATCTTTTTATTCCAGGGCCTGTGAATATCCCAGAGCAAGTCATTCGGGCGATGAACAGAAACAATGAAGATTATCGTTCCCCTGCTATACCAGCCATGATGAAGACCCTTTTGGAGGATAttaagaaaattttcaagacAACTACAGGGACGACCTTTATTATTCCCACTACAG GTACTGGTACATGGGAAAGTGCGCTTACAAACACATTATCTCCTGGTGATCGGATTGTATCATTTGTGTTGGGGCAATTCAGTCACCTCTGGATTACTGCACAGCAACGCCTCAACTTTGATGTTGATGTTGTAGAAAGTGAATGGGGCCAAGGTGCCAATCTTGACATCCTGGCATCAAAACTTGCAGCCGATACTGCACATACCATTAAGGCTGTCTGCATTGTCCATAATGAAACTGCAACAGGAGTTACCAACAATATGGCTGCTGTGAGGAAAATACTTG ATGATAACAAACATCCTGCACTGTTTCTTGTTGACGGAGTTTCCTCAGTTTGTGCTCTTGATTTCCGTATGGATGAGTGGGGAATAGATGTAGCTTTAACTGGGTCCCAAAAAGCTCTTTCCCTCCCCACTGGTATGGGCATTGTTTGtgctagccctaaggcacttgAAGCATCAAAGACAGCCAAATCAACACGGGCATACTTCCGCTGGGATGACTACCTTAAAAGCTATGAATTGGGAACCTACTTTCCATACACCCCTAACATCCAACTCTTGTATGGGCTGCGAGCTTCTTTGGATCTCATTTTTGAGGAAGGACTTGATAATGTAATTGCAAGGCATAGTCGCCTAGGCAAAGCAACGAG GCTTGCTGTTGAGGCATGGGGTTTAAAGAACTGCGCACAAAAGGAGGAATGGTATAGTAACACAGTCACTTGTGTGGTTGTTCCACCGCACATTGACGGTGCAGAAATTGTTAAAAGGGCATGGAAGCGATACAATTTAAGCTTAGGCCTTGGCTTGAATAAAGTAGCTGGAAAGGTTTTCAGAATCGGACATCTTGGTCACCTTAATGAT CTGCAATTGATGGGTTGTCTGGCTGGTGTGGAGATGATCCTCAAGGACGTGGGATACCCGATTAAGCTGGGAAGTGGACTGGCAGCAGCTTCTGAATATCTGCAGAATACCATTCCTATGATCCCTTCTAGGGTTTGA